Genomic segment of Thermoleophilia bacterium:
CCTGACTCACTCCCGGCAATTTACAACGCTTTGGAGATTGATACAGAGTCTGCTGCCGGTAGGATTCGGTTAGTGGCAGAAGTCCAGCAGCACCTCGGCGACAACAAGGTGCGAGCTGTGGCAATGGACTCGACTGATGGCTTGGCCCGTGGAGTTGAGGTTGTGGACACTGGGCGCCCCATCGCTGTGCCGGTGGGCCCCGCCACATTGGGGAGACTCTTCAATCTTTTGGGTGAACCAATTGACGAAGGCCCGCCGATCCCAACGGATGTGGAAAGATGGCCGATTCACCGTCCAGCTCCGGCATTTGAGGAACTTGAGCCCAGAACCGAGATTCTGGAAACCGGAATCAAGGTTATTGACCTACTTGCTCCCTACGTGAAAGGCGGCAAAGTCGGTCTTTTTGGCGGCGCGGGAGTGGGCAAGACTGTGGTCATCCTCGAGCTGATTCATAGCATCGCCACCTATCACGGCGGTATCTCGGTATTTGGCGGTGTGGGGGAGCGGACCCGCGAAGGGAATGACCTGTATCTCGAGATGACTCGCTCCGGGGTCATCAATAAGGCCACCCTAGTCTTTGGGCAGATGAACGAGCCGCCGGGAGCGCGTCTGCGCGTGGGGCTTTCGGCTCTCACCATGGCCGAGTATTTCCGGGATGTCATGGGGCAGGATGTGCTTCTTTTCATAGACAACATCTTCCGCTTTGTGCAGGCTGGGTCCGAGGTGTCTGCTTTGCTCGGGCGGATGCCTTCTGCCGTGGGTTACCAGCCCACTCTTACCTCGGAAATGGGCGAGCTTCAGGAGAGAATTACCTCCACGCGCCGGGGCTCGGTGACCTCGGTGCAGGCGATTTACGTCCCTGCTGACGATCTCACTGACCCAGCTCCAGCCAACACTTTTGCCCATCTTGACGCAACTACGGTTCTTAGCCGTCAGATAGCAGAGATGGGAATCTACCCAGCGGTAGATCCGCTTGATTCGTATAGCCGCGCTCTCACGCGGGATATCGTGGGAGATGAGCACTACGAAGTCGCTACCAAGGTGCAGGAGATCCTCCAGCGGTACAAGGACCTGCGGGATATCATCGCTATCCTTGGTATGGATGAACTGTCGGACGAGGACAAAGTTATTGTGCGGCGGGCGCGGAAGATTCAGCAGTTCCTGTCGCAGCCGTTCTTCGTCGCGCAGCAGTTTACTGGCCGGCCGGGCAAGTTTGTTCCTCTAAAGGAGACCGTGCGCGGCTTCAAAGGGCTGGTTAACGGTGAGTACGACGACCTGCCCGAGCAGGCTTTCCGTATGCAAGGGGGCATCGACGATGTGCTTGCTGTGGCTCGGCCAGCGGTTACTGTAACGACAGTGGCGGCGGGGTCGGCTGATGCAACAGAAGCCTCTGGAACGGGCAAAACGCAGTTTGAGTCGCAGCCTGACGCATCTTCTGCCAAGAGTTAGGAGAAGTGGCCAGTGGCGCAGGGAGATAGCCCTTTTCTTAGGCTCGAGATAGTTGCTCCCTCCGGACTTGTATGGGAGGGAGATGTGCAGATGGTCGTCTTACCCACGGTCACCGGGGAAGTGGGCATCTTGCCCCGCCATGCGCCTATGGTGGCTCAGCTGGCAATCGGGCGGATGCGGGCGCTTCCCCTGGAGGGAGACTGGCTTAACTTTGCTGTGGCCGAGGGGTTTGCGAAGGTACAGTTTGATAAGGTAATAGTGTTGGCGGATGCTGCTGAGGAAGCGTCTCAAATTGATGTTGAACGGGCAAAGCAAGCAGTAGCGAGAGCGACCGCTCGCCTTGAAATGTACAACAAGGGAACAGTGCCCGAGGGTGAGTATGTGGATCCCTACCGTGAGCAGATGGCGTTGAAGCGGGCACGCAATCGGCTCAAGGTAGCCGGGGTTCCGGAGAAATGACGAAAAATCGGGGGGATGAGCCGCGCCTCATAATAAATGGGGGGCGGCCGTTACGTGGTCAGATTGCTGTGTCGGGAGCCAAGAACTCGGCTCTCAAGCTCATGGCTGCCTCCATTCTTGCGCCGGGAAAGAGTATTCTCCACAACGTGCCTGATATCCAAGACGTGCGCACCATGCAGGAAGTTCTCGAGCATCTTGGGGCACGCGTGGAGTTTGCTGATGGTCTCATGACCGTTGACACAGGTTCAATTTCTTCGCAGGAGGCTCCGTATGAGCTGGTTCAGAAGATGCGGGCCTCCATCCAGATAATGGGTCCTCTGGTGGCTAGGTTTGGCCGCGCAAGGGTGGCCATGCCAGGAGGATGCAACCTGGGGCCGAGAAAGATAGATATTCACCTGCGAGGCCTGGCTGCCATGGGGGCCACGGTGCGTTCCGAGCATGGCTTCATCGAAGTCACTGCCCCGCGGCTGCGCGGGGTTACGATGTTCCTCGATTACCCGAGTGTTGGGGCCACCGAGAATCTTGTGATGGCTGCAGTGCTGGCCGACGGGACGACCGTGCTTGAGAATGCGGCTCGTGAGCCCGAGGTGGTCGATCTTTGCAAGTTCCTTATTAGCATGGGGGCGGATATTCTGGGAGCTGGAAGCTCCACAATCAGAATAACCGGGGTCAAGGAACTTCACCCTGCCGAACACACGGTCATTGGAGATCGCATAGAGGCAGGGACATTCCTCATTGCAGCAGCTGCTACGGGGGGCGAAGTTGAGGTCACAGGAATCAGCCCACATTTTCTCGAGTTGTTCTTGTCCAAGCTGCGCGCGGTAGGGGTGGTTGTTCAGGAAAATGCCCGGAGTATCAAAGCAGGAGGAGATCCCGCCTCCTATGTTGGAGTGGACGTAGCTACCTTACCCTACCCCGGTTTTCCGACCGACCTGCAGGCTCAGATGATGGTGCTCCTCTCTCTGGCAAGGGGAGTATCAATTGTCACAGAGAACGTTTTTGAAAACCGGTTTGGCTTTGTTGACGAACTTATCCGCCTGGGAGCGGATATCAGGGTAGAAGGAAACCATGCTCTGGTTACTGGTCCCCGACGTCTGATGGGGGCGACGGTCCGCTGCACGGATCTTAGGGCTGGTGCTGCCCTGACCATTGCCGGACTCGCCGCCGAAGGTTGCACCGAGGTGCGGGACGTTTATCACATCGACCGTGGCTATGAGCGGTTCGAAGCAAAACTTCGTGCTCTCGGGGGCGACGTCCAGAGGGTTGGGACCGCTTAATCGCCTGCACTCTGCCCTGGCAGGGATCTAAAATCTCCCCTTGTCTTGAAGGAGCGCCATACTGAACAAGAAGCCCTACACGATCTATGCAGTTGAGGGGGCGAGGAGACGCCACCTATCGAGAACCCTGGGTCTGGTTGCCGCAGGGTTGGTTGTGTGCGCGCTGGTCTTGGTTGCGGTTGTCTACCTTTGGTTCTACAGCCGAGCGGGGAGTGCTCATGTGGAGACACCAGGGGGAGTGGGTACGACTCTTGCCAACCCTATCGGGACTCCGACCGGCATGGACATATTGGTCTTGGGTTGCGACAAGCGTCCCCAAGAAGAAGGTGTGGAGAGTAGATCCGACACCATAATTCTGGTTCACGCCGATCCCGAGGAAGATTTTCTCTCAGTGCTGTCGCTGCCACGCGACCTTCGCGTTGAGGTTCCTGGTCACGGCACACAAAAGCTCAACGCAGCCTACACGTATGGCGGGTGGGAGCTTGCTGCCGAAACAGTGGAGAAACTAACCAACGTGGATATCACAGAGTTTGTCGAAGTCGACTTCCAAGCCTTTCGAGACATAGTGGACGCTCTAGGGGGCGTATACGTAGACGTCGACAGACGCTACTACAACGACAACCCGGAGTACGAGTTAATCAAACTTGCGCCTGGATACCAGCTTCTTGACGGCGAGAAGGCACTTGACTACGTGCGTTTTAGGCACGACCTAAACTACGACTTCGGCCGGATGCGCAGACAGCAACGCTTCTTGACCGCGCTTCGTGAGCAGGCGATGGGCTGGAACCTCGTACTTGATCTTCCCGGGGTTGTAGACGCTCTGTTCAGTCACCTCGCAACCTCCCTTAGCGCCAATGACATGCTGAAGTTGGCCTACTGGGCGGTGCGCCTTGATGGTTCGCACATCCGTCAGGTGAGCGTCGTCGGCGATATTCAGACCATTGATGGAGTCTCCTATGTCATACCGCCTGAAGGGGCAGTGGAGGAAGCAGTTGTAAAAATGATGACGCCGCCGCATCTGGACATCAGCGCGGAAAGGACGACATCCACCCGTGTTAGTTCGGAGCCCACAGGGACATCAAGTGCAGAGACCTCGCTGAACGACTTTGATACCAGTCAGTTTGTCACGGATCCTAACGCGATTCCGAACAGTCGGCTGTGGAAGCTATATGCTCAGGCGGCGTCCTTTGCTGTCCGAGCTCCGGGATACTTGCCCGAGGGATATGGGTACGTCGACCGAAATCCAGTCGACCCGGGAACATACGCGATCAAGGTAGGCGACAGAACGGAGAAAGCGATCAAGGTGGTCTATCGCCTGACTCGCAACGGAGAGCCCACTGATCAATACATGGGAATAATGGAGACTACTTGGCTTGACGCTCCGGCTGCGAGCAAGGGCAAAGAGGTTACCTACGGCGGGGTCAAATACACCATTGTGGGAACCAGTCAAGCAGTTGATCACGTCTGGTGGATACAAGACAATGTGCTCTACTGGGTTTCAAACACGTTGTCCTACTATCTGAGCGCTCAAGAGCTGCTGAAGGTAGCCGTGTCAATGATCCCGGTAGGTAGGTAACTCTGAACGACAAGCCGTACACGCTTTACACCGTAGAAGGCAGAACGGGAGCCCGCTGGAAGCGCCTAGTGGCGATAGTGGCCGGGGCTCTGGTCTTCTTATTGCTTGTGGGGGCGGGAGGGGCGTACTTATGGTTCCGCCAACAAGTCGCAGGGGCCAACGAACGCGTCACGCCTGAAGTCCGGGCTGCTCTTGAGGCTAAGCCTTCAAGCACCTTTGTGCCCTCGACTGTGACTGTTGCTGGCCCTGCCTCCACCACGACCGAAGTTGTGGAGTCGCCTTCAGCTATGAACATTCTTGTGCTCGGTTCAGACCGGCGGCAAGATGATTCTGGCGATCCCGGTCGTTCTGACACTATTATCCTGGTACACGTGGACCCCGACGAAGACTACCTCTCAATTCTCTCTCTGCCCCGCGACCTGCGTGTGAATGTGCCGCGGCACGGCAAGAACAAGCTCAATTACGCCTATGCTGCTGGCGGTCCGGCTCTAACCATACAGACAGTGGAGCAACTTACGGGGGTTGATATCGATCACTATCTTGAAGTGGACTTCCAGGCTTTTCGCGACATCGTTGACGCGCTAGGCGGGGTCTATATCGACGTTGACCGCCGATACTACAACGACGATCCCCGTTATGAACTGATCAGACTGGCCCCCGGCTACCAGCTGCTAAACGGCTCAGATGCACTGGATTACGTGCGGTTTCGCCACGACCAGAACATGGATTTCGGCCGCATGGAAAGACAGCAGATTTTTATGGCGGCGCTTCGTGAGCAAGCGATGGGTTGGGATCTACCCTTCAAGTTGCCTAGGCTGATAAGCGCTCTCTTCCACAATGTCACCACCGACTTGGAAGCAAACGAAATTCTCAAATTGGCCTACTGGGTGATTAGACTTGACCAGGAGAACATACGCAGGCTCACATTGACTGGCGCAACAACTGACATTGAAGGAATATCCTATGTTGTGGTGGGAGAGAACAAACTCTCCGAAGCGGTGACCGCTTTTCTTACTCCTCCCGACAAAGAGAGTTCGCCTGTTGCGCATACATCCTCGACTTCCACCACCACGACCGCTCTCACCACCGAAGCGGTAGATCTTTCGGGGGTAGAAGTAGATGTTCTAAACGGTAATGGCAGAGAAGGTGAGGGCGCAGCCGCAGGTAGGTGGCTCTCAGATCTGGGAGCAACAGTGGTTACGGTTGACAATGCCAACCAGAAGGTTGCCGCTACTGTTGTCGAATATCCTGGGGGTAAACTTTCCCAAGCCAGGCAGGTTGCCGCAGCTGTAGGGGCAGACAGTGTTAGACGGAACAGCAGCCGAGAGAGAGTCACGCTGCTTCTTGGGCTTGATTTCCGTCTGCCGGCTAAATATGCACTTCCTCCAAATCCGTCCAACATTCCTGACGCGGGCGGGTGGAAAGCAATTGCGCGTATGGTGCCTTTCCCGGTGCGGGCCCCTGCCTATCTGCCGCCAGGCTTTGTCTTTGTCGAGCGAATGCCGCCTACCGGAGCCACTTACGACATCAAAGTTGGAGGCGGGGTCAAGCCTGCTTTCAAGATGCTTTATCGGCTAAGGGTTGGGGGCAAGTACCTGGATGAGTATATGGGTATCACCGAAACCACGTGGACGGATGCACCGGCGGCCTGTGCTGGGAAAGAAGTCAGACGAGGGGGCAAGGTGTTTACTGTGGTGGGGAGCCGCGGCAAAGTTGACCGGGTCTGGTGGAAAGAGGACGGAGTTCTGTACTGGGTGTCAAACACTTTAATGCATCACCTTAGCGAAGAAGAGTTACTGGCAGTCGCCGAGTCAATGATCTATATCCCGCCCGAATGACGCCTTCCGTCGGAGAAGTGAGGAATCGGCGAAGTAGGGACTCTGGCTTATGAGAGTACTGATTAGTCCTCAGGCAGATCGCACGCTTGCGCCAGAGGCGGTTGACGTCGCTCGGGCGCTGGCCGGGTCTGAGGGGCAGGTCATCCATCTGTGGCAAGTCGGAGTACGAAATCTCTCCCGCAACCTGACTCCGGCTGAGGTCAGTCTGCTGCGTGGGGCGCTACTCGGATCGCCGGCTGACGGGAGGACTGATCGTGACCAAATCGTGGGATTTGTTTGCCAGGGAGTTGGCCTGGGTGAGTGGGCTGGCAAGAGGGGGGTCGTAGTCCCCACCGATCACGCCAACCTCACCTGGCGGTCGCCTTTACGCGGCCCCAATGATGACGCTGTTGGTCCCCGATTTCCCAACATGGACAACGTCTATGCGCCTGACGTGGCGCTACAACTGCTGAGCGCGTGCGCAGCGGATATGATAGTTTTCGCCGGGACAGTTGCCGGAGTTACGAACGAGATAAGTCTCACCCCGTTTGAAAAAGCGGTGACCAAAGCACAGCAGCACACAGCTGCAAGCTCCGAGCTGGTGCCGGTGGCTATCGTGGCCGCGCACATCGGTCTGAGGGTTGCTGCAGCTGTCGTGCTTTCGACAAATCAGCAGGAAGGAGAGGTGGAAAGTGGTTGACCACGATATTAGAGACCCGGGGCTGGCGAGTGCTGGAGTTTTGCGGATCGAATGGGCCGAGAGAGAGATGCCGGTCCTGGTCCGTATTCGCGAAAGGTTTGCCAAAGAGAAACCACTCGCCGGGGTGCGTATTGGTGCTTGTCTGCACGTGACGAGCGAAACTGCAAGCTTGATGCGTACTTTGGCAGCCGGTGGCGCCGAGCTAGCTTTGTGCGCTTCAAACCCGCTTTCCACCCAAGATGACGTGGCTGCTGCTCTAGTGGTGGAATATGGGATCCCCACTTTTGCCATCAAGGGCGAAGACCGCGAGACTTATTATCGCCATATTCAGAAGGTCATCGACACTCACCCCCACATCACCATGGATGACGGGGCTGATGTTGTGGGGACTTTGCACACCGAGCGTGTCGAAGTGGCCGCGGGGGTCATTGGGGGGACAGAAGAAACCACCACCGGGGTTATTAGGCTA
This window contains:
- a CDS encoding LCP family protein, producing the protein MAIVAGALVFLLLVGAGGAYLWFRQQVAGANERVTPEVRAALEAKPSSTFVPSTVTVAGPASTTTEVVESPSAMNILVLGSDRRQDDSGDPGRSDTIILVHVDPDEDYLSILSLPRDLRVNVPRHGKNKLNYAYAAGGPALTIQTVEQLTGVDIDHYLEVDFQAFRDIVDALGGVYIDVDRRYYNDDPRYELIRLAPGYQLLNGSDALDYVRFRHDQNMDFGRMERQQIFMAALREQAMGWDLPFKLPRLISALFHNVTTDLEANEILKLAYWVIRLDQENIRRLTLTGATTDIEGISYVVVGENKLSEAVTAFLTPPDKESSPVAHTSSTSTTTTALTTEAVDLSGVEVDVLNGNGREGEGAAAGRWLSDLGATVVTVDNANQKVAATVVEYPGGKLSQARQVAAAVGADSVRRNSSRERVTLLLGLDFRLPAKYALPPNPSNIPDAGGWKAIARMVPFPVRAPAYLPPGFVFVERMPPTGATYDIKVGGGVKPAFKMLYRLRVGGKYLDEYMGITETTWTDAPAACAGKEVRRGGKVFTVVGSRGKVDRVWWKEDGVLYWVSNTLMHHLSEEELLAVAESMIYIPPE
- the atpC gene encoding ATP synthase F1 subunit epsilon, encoding MAQGDSPFLRLEIVAPSGLVWEGDVQMVVLPTVTGEVGILPRHAPMVAQLAIGRMRALPLEGDWLNFAVAEGFAKVQFDKVIVLADAAEEASQIDVERAKQAVARATARLEMYNKGTVPEGEYVDPYREQMALKRARNRLKVAGVPEK
- the murA gene encoding UDP-N-acetylglucosamine 1-carboxyvinyltransferase; protein product: MTKNRGDEPRLIINGGRPLRGQIAVSGAKNSALKLMAASILAPGKSILHNVPDIQDVRTMQEVLEHLGARVEFADGLMTVDTGSISSQEAPYELVQKMRASIQIMGPLVARFGRARVAMPGGCNLGPRKIDIHLRGLAAMGATVRSEHGFIEVTAPRLRGVTMFLDYPSVGATENLVMAAVLADGTTVLENAAREPEVVDLCKFLISMGADILGAGSSTIRITGVKELHPAEHTVIGDRIEAGTFLIAAAATGGEVEVTGISPHFLELFLSKLRAVGVVVQENARSIKAGGDPASYVGVDVATLPYPGFPTDLQAQMMVLLSLARGVSIVTENVFENRFGFVDELIRLGADIRVEGNHALVTGPRRLMGATVRCTDLRAGAALTIAGLAAEGCTEVRDVYHIDRGYERFEAKLRALGGDVQRVGTA
- a CDS encoding LCP family protein, which gives rise to METPGGVGTTLANPIGTPTGMDILVLGCDKRPQEEGVESRSDTIILVHADPEEDFLSVLSLPRDLRVEVPGHGTQKLNAAYTYGGWELAAETVEKLTNVDITEFVEVDFQAFRDIVDALGGVYVDVDRRYYNDNPEYELIKLAPGYQLLDGEKALDYVRFRHDLNYDFGRMRRQQRFLTALREQAMGWNLVLDLPGVVDALFSHLATSLSANDMLKLAYWAVRLDGSHIRQVSVVGDIQTIDGVSYVIPPEGAVEEAVVKMMTPPHLDISAERTTSTRVSSEPTGTSSAETSLNDFDTSQFVTDPNAIPNSRLWKLYAQAASFAVRAPGYLPEGYGYVDRNPVDPGTYAIKVGDRTEKAIKVVYRLTRNGEPTDQYMGIMETTWLDAPAASKGKEVTYGGVKYTIVGTSQAVDHVWWIQDNVLYWVSNTLSYYLSAQELLKVAVSMIPVGR